A window of the Cucurbita pepo subsp. pepo cultivar mu-cu-16 chromosome LG01, ASM280686v2, whole genome shotgun sequence genome harbors these coding sequences:
- the LOC111779303 gene encoding glycine-rich protein A3-like yields the protein MGGGKDKHDESDKGLFSHLAHGVAHGAGYPPPGGYPPPGGYPPPGGYPPPGGYPPSHGYPPQGYPPAQGYPPAGYPPGAYPGPSAPHHSGHGVAGMLAGGAAAAAAAYGAHHVAHGAGHYPHGVAQYGHGHGHGYGHGHGGKFKHHGKFKQGKFGKHKHGKHGGGKFKKWK from the exons ATGGGGGGTGGAAAAGATAAACATGACGAATCTGACAAAGGTTTATTCTCGCATCTGGCTCATGGTGTTGCTCATGGAGCTGGATATCCTCCTCCTGGGGGATATCCTCCGCCTGGAGGCTATCCACCACCTGGAGGGTATCCCCCACCTGGAGGGTATCCTCCATCTCATGGCTATCCACCCCAAGGATATCCCCCCGCCCAAGGTTACCCCCCAGCTGGCTATCCTCCTGGTGCATATCCTGGACCCTCTGCTCCACACCATTCAG GTCACGGTGTAGCAGGAATGCTGGCAGGTGGTGCTGCCGCTGCAGCAGCTGCATATGGAGCTCACCATGTCGCCCATGGTGCTGGTCATTACCCCCACGGCGTTGCTCAATATGGTCATGGTCATGGTCATGGTTATGGTCATGGTCATGGTGGAAAATTCAAGCACCATGGAAAGTTCAAGCAGGGGAAGTTTGGGAAGCACAAACATGGGAAGCATGGTGGTGGCAAATTCAAGAAGTGGAAGTGA